A region of the Marmota flaviventris isolate mMarFla1 chromosome 3, mMarFla1.hap1, whole genome shotgun sequence genome:
AAACTCTGACCTGAGGGCAAGTCCAGCCTGCTGTCTATTTTGGTAAAGAGTTTACTAAGAACTTAGTCTCCACTAATTTATTTGCACATTATTTGCAGCCTCTCTCTTGGTACAATGACAGAATTGAGCAGTTAGGCTAAAAACCTGAGATATCTAAAACGTTTACTATATGGCCTCAtataggaaaaatatgaaaacccCTTAGCTAACTCAAAGTGATgagatttactttcttttttaaaaggaaataatagacCCCAGCTTCCTAGCCTATATGGCATGACAGAAAAGTGGAGAATGCCCTCTTACCACTCATAAAAACATTGAATGACTAAAAGGATATGGATAAAATCATTTCTTAAGCATTAAAATCATAATCTAATTTACATGGtttcaaataatataattaatagaCAATTTTACCTGTTTCTTGGCTGGTTTCCTGCTTCCTTTTCTTCACAGTCACACATTTTATCCAATcttcttttgtactttttattcctgaaactatttaaatatttattttcagatctCTACATATTGTTATTCATCTCTTTTTGTAATATAATGAAGAAATATCACATTAAGTTGAAAATAGATTTTGGAATACACCAAGATACGTTAGGGCCTGGAAAAATTATGTATGAAGTGCTTGAATACCTCCAATGAAAAATtagctatttttaataaaagtttctCTTTACATTCTGTATTCGTTTCCCTATGGGGGCTGAAACACAGACACATCTGGGGTATTCAAAGAAATGAGAGGGCAAGCCAGTCCCATGGCCCATCTACTTCCACTTATGTGGCTACACCCAAGGCCTCAGGTTCTAAGGACCCAAATGAAATGGATTATTGAATCATCCACATTTAACAAATTGAATTCTGTATTCTCATCACACATTCCTCTCACCTTCCATGAAAACGTACCCTGTTTATGCTGAAGCTTTATACACCCCAACAGAGAGTCAGAAAAACACAGCAGAGACAGATTTTTACTCAAAATCCTTTAGGTTTCCAATCTGGATTTCTAAGCACAGTGCTTTATGTTAATAATCACAACTCCTGAATGTTCAAACATAAATGAGTACAAACAACTAGTCAgtcattttctcctttattcctgCTCTGCTCATGGCTGCCACTCTGTCTTTAGTGACATAAGTTACTACTGGATGACACTGCTTTCTGGTCCCCATTTCATGTGCAGATTAGATGTTACCATCTGCACTTTACAGAAATAGTCATTGACAGtttcaaagatgaaaataaattgatCAATTTCTATATGAACAAGAGGACCTTCCTACTAACCTTACATGTCTCCCAATATTTAGAACAAAATTTCAATTTACAGGACTGCTTTTAAATTATAagtcaaaaaaatatttgataatattatcatttcttaattttggcaatcgggattgaatccaggggcaatttatcactaagctacatccccagccctttcattttttattttgacaggaccttgccaagttgctgagactggcctccaacttgttatcccaagtggctgggattataggcgtgcaccactgcacctggctcacaatttttttttttttttggtgatgctggggattaaacccagggcctcatgcaagtgaggcaagcactctaccaactgagctatatctccagccctcacAATATAACTTGATAGTAAATGAAATATCTGTATTTGGCAAACTTTATGATTTTATGTAACTCTTGTCATTACTATGAATTTACTATAATTTACAATAAGGGAGCCACAAATCTAAAACAAACATTGCTCAAGGAAACATTATCTGACAATAACAAATAGTAACTGTGTAACACATTCACATGGCCCTTTTATCACCTACACCTCTTCATCATGTTGTACACATCAAGAAAATTATACTTCACCTTGCACGGGGGCTTGCTCTTGCTCCTTAGAATGAGGCTTCTGATCATTCCCTTTTTTGACAGAGTTTTCATTCTTTAACAGTACATCTGGACATAATTTAAACTCTAACATGCTTGGTTTTACTGTGGTATCTTTCACAGGAGAAGAGTTCTGAGGGTTCTTTTCCTGCTCTTTGTCTTTCGGAAGCTTGTGGGGTGGTGAACTGTCATACTGGGTGAGACAAATGCTTTTCTGTTCTGTGCACTTAAACGCAACTCTGTTCAGATAcaattttctttgcttgtttgcttGGGGAGGCATTTGGTGGAATTCAACTTCACTACTTGTATTGGTGGATTTTTGGTCAGCTTTGGTTTTATCAGTACACACTTTGTCAGGCAGCATGCGCTCAGCTCTTCCTTTAACATTCCTTGAATTGTCATTCTTAGACTTCTCAGAATGGTGGAGTTTGAGGCTTTTAACATTGCTGGTCAACACATTTGCTGGTTCTTTAGAAGCCTCTGTACTGCTGCCTGGTTTCCCATTTGGTTTCCCAGAGTTCCCCATCTGCACAGGAAGCTGACTGGGCCTCCCATCAGAATCATGTGGTACATTGTTAACACATGTGTTCTCTGATGTTTTGTTGGCCATCCATTCTTTATGTTTCTGCCTTTGTAAATATTCCTGCGGTGTTATGATTTTCTTAGATGAATTATGCTTCAAGTCTGAggactttgtgttttctttaacaCTGTCTCTCTCGTTAGGGTTTGACAAAATATTACAGAATTTGAGTGCACCTCccacatttttcttctgttcctgTTTATCAGATTTTTCCTTGTTTATCTCCCCATCCAGTATGTTCCCTTGGTCtaactttctttcttctgtatgTCTTTGTTTGGAGGtacctaccctaaacttaaattttttcttttctggtgatAATGAATGTCCCAAAGAACCATTCCTCCTATGTAGCTCTTTAGTTTTCACTTGGAGTGGATGAGAGTTCTGTGGTATGTGTTTCTCCTGCTGGTTTACCTGGGAAGCTTCTTCACAAACCATTGTCATTTTATTAGTCAAGTGAAAAGACACTTCatgaaatttcaattttctttttcttgtattacTTTGCAAGCCATCTAGTTTGTTGCCTTTTGGTGAAAATTGACaattcaattctttttcttttagggaGCTGTCCTGTTTCGCTTTAGATGTGTCCTTTTTATCGCCATCACATTTAGAGAACTGACCAGGCAATTCCTGTTCTGTCCTTAGCGAGCAGTTCTTTGTTTCAGATGTATTTTTTATACTCTCACCACATATTtcaggaaaattttttttctcagccacCAGAGTAAGAGTTGTCTTTGGATTATCTGAAACATTAAATTCAAGGATAGTGATATCACTTTCTGAGGTTGTCTCTCCTTGTTTACAACTCTTGGTCTCCAAAGGAGAACAGTgatccttccctttctcttcctctgggGTGGAACTCTTGATGGAATTACACTGGCATTGAGGCACTCCTTCATAGACCGTTGTGAGCCAACCCAATGCACAGCAAtggattttgtctttttctgggtcccatgttgtagaatcacaacTGGCTTCTGAGGTAGTTGCTTGTGGGACAGACAGGCTCCTTTCTGCTATAGGCTTCTCTGTCTGAGATTCTGCCAACTTATCTACCTCACAGGCTTCCTCTGTGTCTACATCACAGGGTTCACCATCTTCGGGaaataattctttcatttgttctgAGCTTAATATGGTAATTTGTATTTGGTCTGTGGAGTCCTGAGAATTACAAATAGTTTTATCGCCAGTTTGATCTTGTGAGATTTGACCTGTTACTTTTTGGCCCCCAGACTTTTCACATAAGTTCACAGCTTCAATGCCATAGGGAAACTCTTTTAGAAGTTCTGAGAGCTGGTCATGTAGATAAAACATGGGTGTGTCATCATCATGAATCTCCTTTCTTGCAGGATCTTGGGTAGTGACATCACTGGCTGCCTTGATTTCTTGAGGGTAAATACTCTGCTGAATCGTGGGAGGTGAACAACATACATCTTCACCTGTGCTTTCCTTTTCAATGGTTTGTTCTAAATTGCTTTCCTCTGGAATTCCTCTGTTTGTTTCAATATACTTAAAAGATAACGACCCTGGAGGTTCCAGTGACTCGGAATGATCAACTGTTTCATGAGGAACATCTGTGCACTGCACACATTCATCTCTTTGAAAACCAAGGTCCTTATTTGTAGTGGTATTATCTACTTGTTCTTTTTGTTGACTGCTATTAATCACTTGCTGATAGGATGAAGAGAGTTTCTGTGGGTCGATCTTTTCCAAAGGGGAAGAGTTGAATATCTTTGCTATTTGAGAATTATAAGTTATATCGCCTTCAACAAgagaacaaatattttcaatcagtAATACATCATCACTCTCAACAGAAATGCTGTTTGATTTATATGAGGCTTGCTGATCACCCAGAGGACAGTGCTTTCCTTGACTGGTATTAGGCGTGTGTTCTGAATTACCACTAGTTGGCTTATTCCGCTTTTCCTTCTGAGTTAGTGGAAAAGCATTGGTTGATATTGTAGTATTGGCTACTGGACTGTTAACATTGATGTTCACTGAAGCatccactattttatttttttccatttgacttTGTAAGCTACAAATACTACCTTCTTTGATAACTGGATACACCAGTTCAGGTAAAGCTTCAGGTGTCATTCTTTTGTGAGGCAATGATCTGACATTTGAAAGAATCAAGGGTGACACAATAGCAATCTGAAGTTCTGAGCCCTTGGTTACATTTGCACCAGAAGAGTCATAATTTTGTGTTATCATTGTCAAGGTTGTTTCCTGGGATGACTCTGCCCTTTTATTCTGAGAATTTCCTTCAACTGAACAAAACCCCTTCTCATCACCCTCTGTGGTCATTGAAATTCCATGCGcagttgtgtttgtttttaattcattacACTGCTTTTCCTTTGAAGGTTTTGAAGCTTCttctgttgctgttgttggtGTCTTCTTCCAAAGATTAAGACATGTTGTTAGCAATTCCATGGAACAGTGACTGCCACTTTTAGCAGATATTCCTTGGGTTGAGAATTCAGAAGGCTGAGCTGGTTCACTACAAGAGCTATTTGCTGTTTTCCTATAACCCATTAgaagatttttattaattctaattttccttgaaagttctgaaaatttctttttaatttctaccAATGATTTAATATCTCTCACTAACTTTTCTTTTGTGTCTAGTACCTGATTTGAAGCTGGATTGCAGGAATCCATTCTTTTCTCTTGATTATTTTGAGCAGGAGTCTGAACACTATCCACAGAAGATCTAACTGGTTCATTAAAAGGCTGTGCAATATTAGTATGTACTTTCAAATCACAGAAATTTCCAATTGTGTTTAAATTTTCACTAATGTTTGGCCAGAGCTGATGAAAGCCTTTAGTTGAGTCTTTTAGTTCAGATGAGCACACTTCAGGACTCTGAGGAACTTCCGTAGGCAAGTTTTTTATAACATGTTGAGAATTTGGCAAAGGCTGGCTTCCATTTCCGGAAGggtaaggaagaagaggagggggtcttttgtttgtttgtgtaggGTATTGACATGAGGACACAGGCAGAGTCTGTGATGACTGTAAAACGTGCGTTAAGGTTGGAAGCTGACAATTTTTAACTTGAGATGATGTAGATAGCATGTTTTGTTTCTGAACAGCTGGCTCTTGTAAATAGCTTTGTGGTGCAATGTTTTGTTTCTGAACAGCTGGCTCTTGGAAAAATCTTTGTGATGAATAAGAGTATTGCTTTGGAGGTCGTCTATAATCACGATAAGTCTGTTCATTTGATGTATACTGTTGCACCCAATCAACCTGTCGATCTGATAGTGATTGGCTAAGTCCCTGATCTCCTTGAAAAGTTACAGGAGCTCTTATAGAATTTGAAGTGTT
Encoded here:
- the Resf1 gene encoding retroelement silencing factor 1 isoform X1, whose translation is MSWNAKPEGDMLPPPPPPYNKSQSSVLHQFFINQLTTTSPGSFSYLGNNEACMYSSNSNPVSQYPSNSNPVLQPVKNTRNYNTPQIPVSNTQNRTVMASQTSVERITCTQYTGPRQPNHNLQVSSGVSQNVWLNSSMRNSMPSHIEATVCHQADVGTNMSNAHALQSQLVSSDRYSLQLQMNTSNSIRAPVTFQGDQGLSQSLSDRQVDWVQQYTSNEQTYRDYRRPPKQYSYSSQRFFQEPAVQKQNIAPQSYLQEPAVQKQNMLSTSSQVKNCQLPTLTHVLQSSQTLPVSSCQYPTQTNKRPPPLLPYPSGNGSQPLPNSQHVIKNLPTEVPQSPEVCSSELKDSTKGFHQLWPNISENLNTIGNFCDLKVHTNIAQPFNEPVRSSVDSVQTPAQNNQEKRMDSCNPASNQVLDTKEKLVRDIKSLVEIKKKFSELSRKIRINKNLLMGYRKTANSSCSEPAQPSEFSTQGISAKSGSHCSMELLTTCLNLWKKTPTTATEEASKPSKEKQCNELKTNTTAHGISMTTEGDEKGFCSVEGNSQNKRAESSQETTLTMITQNYDSSGANVTKGSELQIAIVSPLILSNVRSLPHKRMTPEALPELVYPVIKEGSICSLQSQMEKNKIVDASVNINVNSPVANTTISTNAFPLTQKEKRNKPTSGNSEHTPNTSQGKHCPLGDQQASYKSNSISVESDDVLLIENICSLVEGDITYNSQIAKIFNSSPLEKIDPQKLSSSYQQVINSSQQKEQVDNTTTNKDLGFQRDECVQCTDVPHETVDHSESLEPPGSLSFKYIETNRGIPEESNLEQTIEKESTGEDVCCSPPTIQQSIYPQEIKAASDVTTQDPARKEIHDDDTPMFYLHDQLSELLKEFPYGIEAVNLCEKSGGQKVTGQISQDQTGDKTICNSQDSTDQIQITILSSEQMKELFPEDGEPCDVDTEEACEVDKLAESQTEKPIAERSLSVPQATTSEASCDSTTWDPEKDKIHCCALGWLTTVYEGVPQCQCNSIKSSTPEEEKGKDHCSPLETKSCKQGETTSESDITILEFNVSDNPKTTLTLVAEKKNFPEICGESIKNTSETKNCSLRTEQELPGQFSKCDGDKKDTSKAKQDSSLKEKELNCQFSPKGNKLDGLQSNTRKRKLKFHEVSFHLTNKMTMVCEEASQVNQQEKHIPQNSHPLQVKTKELHRRNGSLGHSLSPEKKKFKFRVGTSKQRHTEERKLDQGNILDGEINKEKSDKQEQKKNVGGALKFCNILSNPNERDSVKENTKSSDLKHNSSKKIITPQEYLQRQKHKEWMANKTSENTCVNNVPHDSDGRPSQLPVQMGNSGKPNGKPGSSTEASKEPANVLTSNVKSLKLHHSEKSKNDNSRNVKGRAERMLPDKVCTDKTKADQKSTNTSSEVEFHQMPPQANKQRKLYLNRVAFKCTEQKSICLTQYDSSPPHKLPKDKEQEKNPQNSSPVKDTTVKPSMLEFKLCPDVLLKNENSVKKGNDQKPHSKEQEQAPVQVSGIKSTKEDWIKCVTVKKRKQETSQETGPFIMSSNSTSAANGNDSKKFKGDSKSASVQSPVIHINKLPSEVTKGKVLSPNRAQAEVALQAGNSVHSANLTCANQGSDELFSTCVTEGPFIMSSNSTSAANGNDSKKFKGDSKSASVQPPVIHINKLPSEVTKGEVLSPNRAQAEVVLQAGNSVHSANLTSATAVDAGMTITGHSPVLRIIIENVFFPVTLDVLHQTFSKFGTVLKIIKFISNNQSQALLQYADPVSAQQAKLSLDRQNILDGYCTLRIYFSKITNLKVKYNNDKSHDYTRPDLPSGDSHPPQEQTMATTSLYAGAGFPPTFTIPQAVVLSDPNVHRAPALLPTPSLAGPGNSILLVSNLNPKRVRFQNLFILFGLYGDVQRIKMFFNKENALVQMTDGNQALLAMKHLNGLKLHTKPIHIMLSKHQSLDLPHEVQEGQGLTKDFSNSPLHRFKKPDSRSLQNIFPPSATLFLSNIPPSRTEENLKVLFSSTGGVVKRFQFFKKNRKLALIQMGSVEEAVHALINLHNLYLDKKHHLWVSFSKFTSLAGLPGATSIIPKKSHIKKKQLK
- the Resf1 gene encoding retroelement silencing factor 1 isoform X3, which encodes MSWNAKPEGDMLPPPPPPYNKSQSSVLHQFFINQLTTTSPGSFSYLGNNEACMYSSNSNPVSQYPSNSNPVLQPVKNTRNYNTPQIPVSNTQNRTVMASQTSVERITCTQYTGPRQPNHNLQVSSGVSQNVWLNSSMRNSMPSHIEATVCHQADVGTNMSNAHALQSQLVSSDRYSLQLQMNTSNSIRAPVTFQGDQGLSQSLSDRQVDWVQQYTSNEQTYRDYRRPPKQYSYSSQRFFQEPAVQKQNIAPQSYLQEPAVQKQNMLSTSSQVKNCQLPTLTHVLQSSQTLPVSSCQYPTQTNKRPPPLLPYPSGNGSQPLPNSQHVIKNLPTEVPQSPEVCSSELKDSTKGFHQLWPNISENLNTIGNFCDLKVHTNIAQPFNEPVRSSVDSVQTPAQNNQEKRMDSCNPASNQVLDTKEKLVRDIKSLVEIKKKFSELSRKIRINKNLLMGYRKTANSSCSEPAQPSEFSTQGISAKSGSHCSMELLTTCLNLWKKTPTTATEEASKPSKEKQCNELKTNTTAHGISMTTEGDEKGFCSVEGNSQNKRAESSQETTLTMITQNYDSSGANVTKGSELQIAIVSPLILSNVRSLPHKRMTPEALPELVYPVIKEGSICSLQSQMEKNKIVDASVNINVNSPVANTTISTNAFPLTQKEKRNKPTSGNSEHTPNTSQGKHCPLGDQQASYKSNSISVESDDVLLIENICSLVEGDITYNSQIAKIFNSSPLEKIDPQKLSSSYQQVINSSQQKEQVDNTTTNKDLGFQRDECVQCTDVPHETVDHSESLEPPGSLSFKYIETNRGIPEESNLEQTIEKESTGEDVCCSPPTIQQSIYPQEIKAASDVTTQDPARKEIHDDDTPMFYLHDQLSELLKEFPYGIEAVNLCEKSGGQKVTGQISQDQTGDKTICNSQDSTDQIQITILSSEQMKELFPEDGEPCDVDTEEACEVDKLAESQTEKPIAERSLSVPQATTSEASCDSTTWDPEKDKIHCCALGWLTTVYEGVPQCQCNSIKSSTPEEEKGKDHCSPLETKSCKQGETTSESDITILEFNVSDNPKTTLTLVAEKKNFPEICGESIKNTSETKNCSLRTEQELPGQFSKCDGDKKDTSKAKQDSSLKEKELNCQFSPKGNKLDGLQSNTRKRKLKFHEVSFHLTNKMTMVCEEASQVNQQEKHIPQNSHPLQVKTKELHRRNGSLGHSLSPEKKKFKFRVGTSKQRHTEERKLDQGNILDGEINKEKSDKQEQKKNVGGALKFCNILSNPNERDSVKENTKSSDLKHNSSKKIITPQEYLQRQKHKEWMANKTSENTCVNNVPHDSDGRPSQLPVQMGNSGKPNGKPGSSTEASKEPANVLTSNVKSLKLHHSEKSKNDNSRNVKGRAERMLPDKVCTDKTKADQKSTNTSSEVEFHQMPPQANKQRKLYLNRVAFKCTEQKSICLTQYDSSPPHKLPKDKEQEKNPQNSSPVKDTTVKPSMLEFKLCPDVLLKNENSVKKGNDQKPHSKEQEQAPVQVSGIKSTKEDWIKCVTVKKRKQETSQETDETNLRLCKRSFSADGFEKVPNPIKDSVFQTYKQMYLEKRSRSLGSSPVK
- the Resf1 gene encoding retroelement silencing factor 1 isoform X2, with amino-acid sequence MSWNAKPEGDMLPPPPPPYNKSQSSVLHQFFINQLTTTSPGSFSYLGNNEACMYSSNSNPVSQYPSNSNPVLQPVKNTRNYNTPQIPVSNTQNRTVMASQTSVERITCTQYTGPRQPNHNLQVSSGVSQNVWLNSSMRNSMPSHIEATVCHQADVGTNMSNAHALQSQLVSSDRYSLQLQMNTSNSIRAPVTFQGDQGLSQSLSDRQVDWVQQYTSNEQTYRDYRRPPKQYSYSSQRFFQEPAVQKQNIAPQSYLQEPAVQKQNMLSTSSQVKNCQLPTLTHVLQSSQTLPVSSCQYPTQTNKRPPPLLPYPSGNGSQPLPNSQHVIKNLPTEVPQSPEVCSSELKDSTKGFHQLWPNISENLNTIGNFCDLKVHTNIAQPFNEPVRSSVDSVQTPAQNNQEKRMDSCNPASNQVLDTKEKLVRDIKSLVEIKKKFSELSRKIRINKNLLMGYRKTANSSCSEPAQPSEFSTQGISAKSGSHCSMELLTTCLNLWKKTPTTATEEASKPSKEKQCNELKTNTTAHGISMTTEGDEKGFCSVEGNSQNKRAESSQETTLTMITQNYDSSGANVTKGSELQIAIVSPLILSNVRSLPHKRMTPEALPELVYPVIKEGSICSLQSQMEKNKIVDASVNINVNSPVANTTISTNAFPLTQKEKRNKPTSGNSEHTPNTSQGKHCPLGDQQASYKSNSISVESDDVLLIENICSLVEGDITYNSQIAKIFNSSPLEKIDPQKLSSSYQQVINSSQQKEQVDNTTTNKDLGFQRDECVQCTDVPHETVDHSESLEPPGSLSFKYIETNRGIPEESNLEQTIEKESTGEDVCCSPPTIQQSIYPQEIKAASDVTTQDPARKEIHDDDTPMFYLHDQLSELLKEFPYGIEAVNLCEKSGGQKVTGQISQDQTGDKTICNSQDSTDQIQITILSSEQMKELFPEDGEPCDVDTEEACEVDKLAESQTEKPIAERSLSVPQATTSEASCDSTTWDPEKDKIHCCALGWLTTVYEGVPQCQCNSIKSSTPEEEKGKDHCSPLETKSCKQGETTSESDITILEFNVSDNPKTTLTLVAEKKNFPEICGESIKNTSETKNCSLRTEQELPGQFSKCDGDKKDTSKAKQDSSLKEKELNCQFSPKGNKLDGLQSNTRKRKLKFHEVSFHLTNKMTMVCEEASQVNQQEKHIPQNSHPLQVKTKELHRRNGSLGHSLSPEKKKFKFRVGTSKQRHTEERKLDQGNILDGEINKEKSDKQEQKKNVGGALKFCNILSNPNERDSVKENTKSSDLKHNSSKKIITPQEYLQRQKHKEWMANKTSENTCVNNVPHDSDGRPSQLPVQMGNSGKPNGKPGSSTEASKEPANVLTSNVKSLKLHHSEKSKNDNSRNVKGRAERMLPDKVCTDKTKADQKSTNTSSEVEFHQMPPQANKQRKLYLNRVAFKCTEQKSICLTQYDSSPPHKLPKDKEQEKNPQNSSPVKDTTVKPSMLEFKLCPDVLLKNENSVKKGNDQKPHSKEQEQAPVQVSGIKSTKEDWIKCVTVKKRKQETSQETANGNDSKKFKGDSKSASVQSPVIHINKLPSEVTKGKVLSPNRAQAEVALQAGNSVHSANLTCANQGSDELFSTCVTEGPFIMSSNSTSAANGNDSKKFKGDSKSASVQPPVIHINKLPSEVTKGEVLSPNRAQAEVVLQAGNSVHSANLTSATAVDAGMTITGHSPVLRIIIENVFFPVTLDVLHQTFSKFGTVLKIIKFISNNQSQALLQYADPVSAQQAKLSLDRQNILDGYCTLRIYFSKITNLKVKYNNDKSHDYTRPDLPSGDSHPPQEQTMATTSLYAGAGFPPTFTIPQAVVLSDPNVHRAPALLPTPSLAGPGNSILLVSNLNPKRVRFQNLFILFGLYGDVQRIKMFFNKENALVQMTDGNQALLAMKHLNGLKLHTKPIHIMLSKHQSLDLPHEVQEGQGLTKDFSNSPLHRFKKPDSRSLQNIFPPSATLFLSNIPPSRTEENLKVLFSSTGGVVKRFQFFKKNRKLALIQMGSVEEAVHALINLHNLYLDKKHHLWVSFSKFTSLAGLPGATSIIPKKSHIKKKQLK